A portion of the Calothrix sp. 336/3 genome contains these proteins:
- a CDS encoding PEP-CTERM sorting domain-containing protein, whose protein sequence is MKLKTIATLLLPVSIAMTALSATPAFATTSQNKNYTSVSSELDFATNVFNYQEGKGISERFRANTDNAKGRPQSGDTRNFLSLGLGGSAIFEFGEYFFPEITIWETTWGTQKNQNGHNEKVEVLVGNDLNNWISLGIIENIDDGAYIKPEGATIKAQDKNIANTLFRYVKLVDKSPTISTSTEKATSGDGFDVNAIAVKGAKAVPEPTSMMGLLTFGAIGANSLYKRKKRKA, encoded by the coding sequence ATGAAACTCAAAACTATCGCGACTCTGTTGTTACCTGTATCTATTGCGATGACAGCACTGAGTGCGACACCTGCTTTTGCAACTACTAGCCAAAACAAAAACTATACTTCTGTATCTTCCGAATTGGACTTTGCTACCAATGTTTTCAATTACCAAGAAGGTAAAGGTATTTCTGAAAGATTTAGAGCAAATACGGATAATGCAAAGGGAAGACCTCAGTCTGGTGATACAAGAAACTTTTTGAGCTTAGGTTTAGGTGGTTCAGCTATTTTTGAGTTTGGAGAATATTTCTTCCCAGAAATCACTATTTGGGAAACGACCTGGGGAACACAAAAAAACCAGAATGGTCATAATGAGAAGGTGGAAGTATTAGTTGGTAACGACTTAAATAATTGGATTTCACTTGGTATTATAGAAAATATCGATGATGGTGCTTATATCAAGCCCGAAGGTGCAACTATCAAAGCACAAGATAAGAATATTGCTAATACTCTTTTCCGATACGTTAAGTTGGTAGACAAATCACCGACCATAAGTACTAGTACAGAAAAAGCTACCAGTGGTGATGGTTTTGATGTCAACGCGATCGCTGTCAAGGGAGCAAAAGCAGTTCCTGAACCTACATCCATGATGGGTTTACTGACATTCGGTGCAATCGGTGCAAACTCCCTCTACAAGCGCAAAAAACGGAAAGCATAA
- a CDS encoding HIT family protein: MQQQQNIFSHLTAIERNSLSFPAQFLYNQNRLHGKILDFGCGFGNDVKMLRQKGLDVTGYDPYYFNQYPQGKFDTIICFYVLNVLFPEEQSQVLMAVSHLLKPGGKAYYAVRRDIKREGFRQHYVHQKPTYQCLVKLPFKSIHLDEYREFYEYQHYNYQRNSSIHCLFCNPHRNLRIITESANAYAMFDGYPVSKGHVLVIPKRHVSNYFDLPLAEQSACWLMVNRVQEILTQEFAPDGFNVGMNIQRAAGQNMMHASIHIIPRYQGDAMAKRGGMRCVIPQKSVIK, from the coding sequence ATGCAGCAGCAACAAAATATCTTTAGTCATCTGACAGCGATTGAAAGAAACTCTCTCTCCTTCCCGGCACAGTTTCTTTACAATCAAAACCGACTCCATGGAAAAATTCTCGACTTTGGCTGTGGCTTCGGTAATGACGTAAAAATGTTACGGCAGAAAGGTTTAGATGTTACAGGGTATGACCCGTATTATTTTAATCAATATCCCCAAGGTAAATTTGATACGATTATTTGTTTTTACGTGTTGAATGTGCTTTTTCCAGAGGAGCAAAGTCAAGTTCTCATGGCAGTATCCCACCTCCTCAAACCAGGAGGAAAGGCTTACTACGCAGTCAGAAGGGATATAAAAAGAGAAGGATTTCGGCAACACTATGTCCATCAGAAACCAACCTATCAATGTCTGGTAAAGCTACCTTTTAAATCCATTCATTTAGATGAATATCGAGAATTTTACGAGTATCAACATTATAACTATCAAAGAAATTCTTCTATTCACTGTCTTTTTTGTAATCCCCATAGAAACTTGAGAATTATCACAGAATCTGCTAACGCCTATGCCATGTTTGACGGCTATCCTGTTAGCAAAGGTCACGTTTTAGTAATTCCCAAACGCCATGTGAGTAATTATTTTGACTTGCCCCTGGCAGAACAATCAGCTTGCTGGTTGATGGTGAATCGTGTACAAGAAATTTTAACCCAGGAATTTGCCCCAGATGGTTTTAATGTGGGCATGAATATTCAGCGAGCCGCAGGACAAAATATGATGCACGCCAGTATTCATATTATTCCTCGTTATCAAGGGGATGCCATGGCAAAGAGAGGGGGAATGCGGTGCGTCATCCCTCAGAAATCAGTTATCAAGTAA
- a CDS encoding DUF4870 domain-containing protein, whose protein sequence is MEITSNSDKRKLLSCLCHGSIFLSTILFSIGVPIAINLVADDPVIKSNAKESINFHLNVWFWATVIGVPIGILSWITFGIGGILFFPVIALGFAIHWGLTIWALLHCLAQPDEPFRYPFIFRIF, encoded by the coding sequence ATGGAAATTACATCTAATTCTGATAAACGTAAACTATTATCTTGTCTTTGCCATGGGTCAATATTCTTGAGTACTATACTCTTTTCTATTGGGGTTCCCATTGCGATTAATTTAGTAGCAGATGACCCAGTAATCAAAAGTAATGCCAAAGAGTCAATTAACTTTCATTTAAATGTTTGGTTTTGGGCAACCGTCATTGGTGTACCTATCGGTATCCTCTCCTGGATTACCTTTGGGATTGGTGGTATCTTGTTCTTCCCTGTGATTGCTCTAGGTTTTGCTATCCATTGGGGATTGACTATTTGGGCATTATTGCATTGTCTGGCACAACCCGATGAGCCTTTCCGTTACCCATTCATCTTTCGTATTTTTTAA
- a CDS encoding amidase yields MKEIDLAFTPALVQAELIRSRQISPLELVEIYLERIQRLNPQLGSYFTVMADGAISDAKAKTEILTKGEELPPFFGVPISIKDLNPVAGVTCTFGNPALINNVPDYDDGVVAKLRRAGFILLGKTATSELGSFPYTEPTGFPPSRNPWNLEYTSGGSSGGAAAAVAAGLCAIAQGSDGGGSIRGPVACCGLVGIKPARGRVSHAPAGDRLSGIATNGPIARTVADAAALLDVMSGYITGDPYWLPNPEPSFLQHSQIPPGKLRIAFSTSIPPLGSADSNCETSVLDTVKLLADMGHCLEEINLDVTALVEPFQQVWQAGVGASGIPPQALQPVNRWLLSRTGSAGEYLQAVFKMQLAARQIIALFADIDVLVLPVYLHSPIRVGEWANLSPEETFNKIVQWVAPCPIANATGQPAIAIPRGFASNGLPLSVQLVGKPADEATLIQLAAQIETAQPWLQYRPSID; encoded by the coding sequence ATGAAGGAAATTGATTTAGCTTTTACTCCTGCCCTGGTTCAGGCAGAATTAATTCGTAGTCGCCAGATTTCCCCTTTGGAATTGGTGGAAATATATTTAGAGCGCATTCAACGTTTAAATCCTCAACTGGGTAGTTATTTTACCGTGATGGCGGATGGGGCAATTAGTGATGCCAAGGCGAAAACCGAAATTTTAACCAAGGGGGAGGAATTACCACCGTTTTTTGGTGTACCTATTTCCATTAAGGATTTAAACCCAGTCGCAGGGGTGACTTGCACCTTCGGAAATCCAGCTTTAATAAATAATGTCCCTGATTACGATGATGGGGTAGTTGCCAAGCTGCGGCGGGCTGGGTTTATTCTTTTAGGCAAAACAGCCACATCGGAACTTGGTTCTTTTCCTTACACTGAGCCTACGGGTTTTCCCCCCTCTCGTAATCCCTGGAACTTAGAATACACCTCCGGGGGTTCCAGTGGTGGAGCGGCGGCGGCTGTGGCGGCGGGTTTGTGCGCGATCGCCCAGGGTTCTGATGGTGGTGGTTCGATTCGTGGTCCGGTGGCTTGTTGTGGATTAGTTGGTATCAAACCTGCGCGGGGGCGGGTGAGTCATGCACCAGCTGGCGATCGCCTGAGTGGAATTGCTACCAATGGACCGATTGCTCGCACAGTTGCCGATGCGGCAGCGCTTTTAGATGTGATGTCTGGTTATATCACCGGTGATCCCTACTGGTTGCCTAATCCCGAACCATCATTTTTACAACATAGCCAAATACCACCAGGTAAATTACGTATTGCTTTTTCTACCAGTATTCCTCCCCTAGGCAGTGCCGATTCTAACTGTGAAACTAGTGTCCTGGATACAGTCAAATTATTGGCAGATATGGGGCATTGTCTTGAGGAGATAAACCTTGATGTCACTGCTTTAGTAGAACCATTTCAGCAAGTTTGGCAAGCTGGTGTGGGAGCTTCTGGTATTCCTCCCCAAGCTCTACAACCTGTGAATCGTTGGCTTTTATCTCGTACGGGTTCTGCGGGAGAATACTTGCAGGCAGTGTTTAAAATGCAACTAGCCGCAAGGCAGATTATCGCCTTATTTGCAGATATCGATGTTTTAGTCTTACCCGTTTATCTTCATTCTCCCATCCGTGTCGGTGAATGGGCAAACCTGAGTCCGGAAGAAACCTTCAATAAAATTGTCCAGTGGGTGGCACCCTGTCCCATAGCAAATGCCACTGGACAACCTGCGATCGCCATACCCAGAGGTTTTGCTAGCAACGGTTTACCCTTGAGTGTCCAACTTGTTGGGAAACCTGCTGACGAAGCAACCCTGATTCAGTTAGCAGCGCAAATTGAAACTGCCCAACCTTGGCTCCAATACCGTCCATCAATTGATTAA
- a CDS encoding caspase family protein, whose translation MSPIGITTSNLSSVKKSPTPKLWLLILGVSQYQDTDLPNLTYPSGDCQGLAKALVEATQGLYSTELKIYHDFSPLIPTLENILTTLEDIRQSAQNTDTILFYFSGHGIVDNSTQQVFLCLQNTKKSNLLQTALPLPQLLQLLNQCAVKNQLIWLDACHSGGMTLRGANPTPQLIATLQKCASQTQGFYALLSCDNHQQSWEFPELGHGVFTYFLMQGLQGAAADNQGQISIDSLYRYVYHKTLQYIDKTNQQIRLINQQKRGKGEAQLFQEYPLQTPKRIVEGVGEFILAKKAGLWKNSLSRRCGLLIEGRGTNSLSLDISKKITSIGQFKLEYLSGNRLSMGEIPTIIETCCQTPELETVLIYLRGKVSETETGEYLIFGNDIFLKRSWLKQILRHCHGKQIIILDIIATSDNISGQIWVDDLQIDSQSGQCIMAAISPPEQPDLFAEVFLDTLQSATTTEGLSAAGAIAQLQLKLAGSSIPLNIWLSGSQGIIEILPPQAENPEENTALDLGVCPYMGLSAFSEADSQYFYGRETLTQQIIHHLTHHSLTAVIGASGSGKSSLIQAGVIPQLRHGKQIPHSQEWFIATMRPGATPLVELAKVLPASSSLLEGFIYQGVESFVYWLRSLSYPVVLLFIDQFEELFTLCPAPEREKFIQLLLGIREYAGDRCKIIITLRADFIASCLEFADLATVLQTTNILVSPTLTLDDYRRVIINPSQQVGLRVEPELVEVLLRELNSSPGDLPLLEFVLEQLWQNRVEGELTLQVYQEKLGGLQGTLELSCQQVYGNLEREIQDCAKWIFLSLTQLGEGTEDTRRRVYKSELIVTKYPQQLVEQTLNILTAAKLIVMNVETTTIGSEKGEETANSTIIPSNITVEVAHEILIRHWSTLRWWLEENRSRLRSQRQIAQAAQLWYQHQEQPDFLLQGVRLAEAEDIYIKYTDELSQDVQQYIAACLAQRKQQQFLEKQRLKQAQRAVVALSIFGVVAVSSGGLAYWQSREAVLREIQALNSSAQANLLSHQQLEALLTSVRAAHQLKRVISTPQNIQSSTINILQRNLNNIQEKNRILAHDANITSIDISSNGQNIASASDDGTWKLWTHHGKLIQKITAHQAPIKSLSFSPDGEMVATASFDKTVKLWRVRDGSLLRSFTGHQAEVLSVAWSRDGQFLASSGADNLIQIWQPDNGNLVKTITTQSAIINSITFSPDSQTIAAANSNQTLTIWRVKDGNLIKTIPAHSGEVYTIAFSPDGQTLASGSADKTIKIWQVRDSKLIHTFTAHSAEVKSVNFSPDGQSLVSGSLDSTIKVWNLADGTLLENFSGHSIGIFSVKFFPNGQNIISGSADKTIRIWQRNNPLQKTLTGHTGEIFSVNFHPQGNLLATGSSDTNIKLWNIPAGNLRQTLLGYQKSIYGHSSPIYSTVFSPQGDILASASKDYYIKLWRVADGYMIKTLQGHEDSVNSLSFSPDGKFLASGSDDQTVKIWQVYQHTLVKTFRGHNNQVLTVSFHPQGHLLASGSRDNTIKIWRVADGKLLQTLTGHSNTVNGVVFHPQGKILASASSDKTVKLWYLEDIATAKFNPQPQTLTGHSDSVWGVNFSPDGEIIASASSDKTVKLWNLAGQELKTLQGHSDTVFGVALQNQLLASVSFDGTGKLWQLNRRELQTADLDHLLVRSCRWLGDYLDNHPQENQPEKVCP comes from the coding sequence ATGTCACCTATTGGCATTACCACCAGCAACTTATCCTCTGTAAAAAAATCTCCTACTCCTAAACTTTGGCTGTTAATCCTAGGAGTTAGTCAGTATCAAGATACAGATTTACCTAATCTCACCTATCCTTCTGGTGATTGTCAGGGTTTAGCGAAGGCTTTAGTTGAGGCTACCCAGGGTTTATACAGTACAGAACTTAAAATTTATCATGATTTTTCGCCACTTATCCCAACCCTAGAAAATATTTTAACAACCCTGGAAGATATTCGCCAATCAGCTCAAAATACAGATACAATTCTTTTCTATTTTTCTGGACATGGCATAGTTGATAATTCCACTCAACAGGTATTTCTCTGCTTACAAAATACGAAAAAATCAAATTTACTGCAAACAGCATTACCCCTACCTCAACTATTACAACTGCTAAATCAATGTGCAGTCAAAAATCAATTAATTTGGTTGGATGCTTGCCATAGTGGAGGGATGACATTACGGGGAGCAAACCCTACTCCTCAATTAATTGCCACATTACAAAAATGCGCTTCCCAAACTCAGGGTTTTTATGCCTTACTATCCTGTGATAATCATCAACAGTCTTGGGAATTTCCTGAATTGGGGCATGGGGTATTTACATACTTTTTAATGCAGGGTTTACAGGGTGCAGCCGCAGATAATCAGGGACAAATTTCTATTGATAGTTTATACCGCTATGTTTATCATAAAACCCTACAATATATAGATAAAACAAATCAGCAAATCAGGTTAATTAACCAGCAGAAACGGGGAAAGGGAGAAGCTCAATTGTTCCAAGAATATCCCCTGCAAACTCCCAAGCGAATTGTTGAGGGTGTGGGGGAGTTTATTTTGGCAAAAAAAGCCGGATTATGGAAAAATTCTCTATCTCGTCGTTGTGGTTTACTCATTGAGGGTAGAGGGACAAATTCTCTTTCCTTAGATATTAGTAAAAAAATTACGAGCATTGGTCAATTCAAATTAGAATATCTCTCAGGAAATCGACTTTCTATGGGAGAAATTCCTACTATCATTGAGACTTGCTGTCAAACACCAGAGTTAGAAACGGTGTTAATTTATCTGCGGGGAAAAGTTTCAGAAACAGAAACTGGAGAATATTTGATTTTTGGTAATGATATTTTCTTGAAGCGTTCTTGGCTGAAGCAAATTTTACGTCATTGCCATGGCAAGCAAATCATTATTTTAGATATAATCGCCACTTCCGACAATATCTCTGGACAAATTTGGGTGGATGATTTGCAAATTGACTCCCAATCTGGACAGTGTATCATGGCAGCAATTTCTCCTCCAGAACAGCCAGATTTGTTTGCTGAGGTATTTCTCGACACTTTACAGTCTGCCACCACTACGGAAGGATTATCTGCCGCAGGGGCGATCGCCCAACTTCAGTTAAAATTAGCTGGTAGCTCTATTCCCCTAAATATCTGGTTATCGGGTTCCCAAGGTATCATCGAAATTTTACCACCTCAAGCAGAGAATCCAGAGGAAAATACAGCTTTAGACTTGGGTGTCTGCCCATACATGGGACTCAGTGCTTTTTCTGAGGCGGATTCTCAATATTTCTATGGTAGGGAAACCCTAACTCAACAAATTATCCACCACCTGACTCATCATTCTCTGACTGCGGTAATTGGTGCATCTGGTAGTGGGAAATCTTCCTTAATTCAAGCAGGTGTGATTCCCCAATTGCGACATGGTAAACAAATTCCCCATAGTCAGGAGTGGTTCATTGCAACTATGCGTCCTGGGGCGACTCCCTTGGTAGAATTGGCTAAGGTACTTCCGGCTTCTTCTTCTCTCCTGGAAGGTTTTATTTACCAGGGTGTGGAAAGTTTTGTGTACTGGCTGCGAAGTCTGTCCTATCCAGTAGTATTGTTATTTATAGACCAATTTGAAGAACTCTTCACTCTCTGTCCTGCTCCAGAGCGAGAAAAATTCATCCAGCTGTTATTAGGAATTCGAGAATATGCTGGCGATCGCTGTAAGATAATTATTACCCTACGCGCAGATTTTATCGCTTCTTGTTTGGAATTTGCCGACTTAGCGACAGTTTTACAAACTACAAATATCCTGGTTTCTCCGACTCTTACCCTGGATGATTACCGTCGAGTCATTATCAACCCATCTCAACAAGTAGGGTTAAGGGTAGAACCGGAATTAGTGGAAGTTTTACTCCGAGAGTTAAACTCATCTCCTGGTGATTTGCCTCTTTTGGAATTCGTTTTAGAACAACTTTGGCAAAACCGTGTCGAGGGAGAACTCACCCTACAAGTATATCAGGAAAAGCTGGGCGGTTTGCAAGGAACCTTAGAATTATCTTGTCAACAAGTTTATGGCAATTTAGAGAGGGAAATACAGGATTGTGCTAAGTGGATTTTTCTCTCCCTGACTCAGTTAGGGGAAGGAACGGAAGATACTCGCAGAAGAGTCTATAAATCAGAGTTAATCGTCACCAAATACCCCCAACAATTAGTTGAGCAAACCCTGAATATTCTCACCGCAGCAAAGTTAATTGTGATGAATGTGGAGACGACAACTATTGGAAGTGAGAAGGGAGAAGAAACTGCAAATTCTACGATAATTCCTAGTAATATTACTGTAGAGGTAGCCCATGAAATTCTCATCCGTCATTGGTCAACTCTGCGCTGGTGGTTAGAAGAAAATCGCAGTCGTCTGCGTTCTCAACGACAAATTGCCCAAGCTGCACAACTCTGGTATCAACACCAAGAGCAACCAGACTTTTTACTCCAAGGTGTGCGATTAGCTGAAGCTGAAGATATCTATATTAAGTATACAGATGAACTGTCCCAAGATGTGCAACAATATATTGCCGCTTGTTTAGCTCAGAGAAAACAACAGCAATTTTTAGAAAAGCAAAGACTCAAACAAGCACAACGAGCAGTAGTCGCTTTGAGCATTTTTGGAGTAGTGGCAGTTTCCTCTGGGGGATTAGCTTATTGGCAAAGTCGAGAAGCAGTACTTCGGGAAATTCAAGCTTTAAATTCTTCCGCTCAAGCTAATCTTTTATCCCACCAACAGTTAGAAGCTTTACTAACTTCGGTACGAGCAGCCCATCAATTAAAACGGGTAATTTCCACGCCCCAAAATATCCAATCTTCAACTATTAATATTTTACAACGAAATCTGAATAATATTCAAGAGAAAAATCGCATTCTCGCCCATGATGCCAATATTACATCCATAGATATTAGTTCTAATGGTCAAAATATTGCCTCAGCTAGTGATGATGGAACATGGAAACTTTGGACACACCATGGTAAATTAATTCAGAAAATTACTGCCCACCAAGCTCCTATTAAAAGTCTGAGTTTTAGTCCTGACGGTGAAATGGTTGCCACTGCTAGCTTTGACAAAACTGTTAAATTATGGCGCGTTCGGGACGGTTCTCTCCTCAGAAGTTTTACGGGACATCAAGCAGAAGTATTAAGTGTTGCTTGGTCAAGGGATGGTCAATTCTTAGCTTCTAGTGGTGCAGATAATTTAATTCAAATTTGGCAACCCGATAACGGCAATTTAGTTAAAACCATAACTACTCAATCAGCTATTATTAATAGTATCACTTTTAGCCCCGATAGTCAAACTATTGCGGCGGCAAATAGCAATCAAACTCTAACAATATGGCGAGTTAAAGATGGGAACTTAATTAAAACCATACCAGCCCATAGTGGAGAAGTATATACTATCGCCTTTAGCCCAGATGGTCAAACCCTTGCCTCAGGAAGTGCGGATAAAACTATCAAGATTTGGCAAGTCAGAGACAGCAAGCTTATCCATACTTTCACTGCTCATAGTGCAGAAGTCAAAAGTGTGAATTTTAGTCCTGATGGACAGAGCTTAGTCTCTGGTAGTTTAGACAGTACTATCAAAGTTTGGAATCTTGCAGATGGTACGCTCCTAGAAAATTTTTCTGGTCATAGTATTGGAATTTTCAGTGTCAAATTTTTCCCCAATGGTCAAAATATCATCTCTGGAAGTGCAGATAAAACTATCAGAATTTGGCAGCGAAATAATCCTTTGCAAAAAACCTTAACTGGTCATACTGGGGAAATTTTCAGTGTGAATTTCCATCCCCAGGGTAACTTATTAGCCACAGGGAGTAGTGACACAAATATCAAATTATGGAATATCCCTGCTGGAAATTTACGACAAACTTTACTCGGTTATCAAAAGTCAATTTATGGACATAGTTCTCCTATATATAGTACCGTCTTTAGTCCCCAGGGCGATATTCTTGCCTCTGCTAGTAAAGATTACTATATTAAATTGTGGCGCGTTGCTGATGGATATATGATTAAGACCTTACAAGGTCATGAAGATAGTGTGAATAGTTTAAGCTTTAGTCCCGATGGTAAATTTCTTGCCTCTGGAAGTGATGATCAAACTGTGAAAATTTGGCAAGTCTATCAGCATACTTTAGTAAAGACTTTCAGAGGACATAATAATCAAGTTTTAACTGTGAGTTTCCATCCCCAAGGACATCTCCTAGCTTCTGGTAGTCGGGATAATACTATCAAAATTTGGCGTGTCGCAGATGGTAAGCTATTACAAACTTTGACCGGACATAGTAACACCGTCAACGGAGTAGTATTTCATCCCCAAGGCAAAATTTTAGCCTCTGCTAGCTCCGATAAAACGGTAAAATTATGGTATTTAGAGGATATTGCTACTGCTAAATTCAATCCCCAACCTCAAACTTTGACTGGACATAGTGACTCAGTTTGGGGAGTAAATTTTAGTCCGGACGGTGAGATAATTGCTTCAGCCAGTAGTGATAAAACTGTCAAATTATGGAATTTAGCAGGTCAGGAATTAAAAACTTTGCAGGGACATAGTGATACTGTTTTTGGTGTCGCTCTCCAAAACCAGCTGCTTGCTTCCGTCAGTTTTGATGGTACCGGGAAATTATGGCAGTTAAATAGAAGAGAACTGCAAACCGCAGATTTAGATCATCTTTTGGTTCGCAGCTGTCGTTGGTTAGGTGATTATTTAGACAATCATCCCCAGGAGAATCAACCAGAAAAAGTCTGTCCTTAA
- a CDS encoding alpha/beta fold hydrolase produces MALNESLSGVDVSAIDYPAFLPAAFTQLTESTSIALGQTIQQTAINTPITTEPILTTYVRQGSGNIPILLIHGFDSSILEFRRLIPLLSEHHDTCAVDLLGFGFTARPAGITFNKVNIKTHLYHFWQTQINQPVILVGASMGGAAAIDFTLTYPQSVEKLILIDSAGFLGSSPLVKFMFPPLDAWATNFLRSPNIRQNISRAAYKDKTFATLDAQICASLHLEHPEWSKALIAFTKSGGYSAFKLSEMAAIQQPTLILWGDDDRILGTKDAKKFQQVIPNSQLIWIENSGHVPHLEKSQVTAKHILEFCK; encoded by the coding sequence GTGGCTCTGAATGAATCCCTTTCTGGTGTAGATGTATCGGCAATTGATTATCCTGCCTTTTTACCAGCAGCTTTTACCCAACTCACAGAATCTACTTCGATTGCTCTGGGGCAAACAATTCAACAAACAGCCATCAATACTCCCATCACCACAGAACCAATTCTCACTACCTATGTACGTCAAGGCAGTGGCAATATTCCCATATTATTAATCCATGGTTTTGATAGCTCTATTTTAGAATTTCGTCGCCTGATACCCTTATTGTCAGAGCATCATGATACTTGCGCTGTGGATTTACTCGGTTTTGGTTTTACAGCCAGACCAGCAGGAATTACCTTTAATAAGGTTAACATCAAAACCCATCTTTATCATTTTTGGCAAACTCAAATTAACCAGCCAGTGATTTTAGTTGGTGCATCCATGGGCGGTGCAGCAGCCATTGACTTTACACTAACTTATCCGCAATCAGTCGAGAAGTTAATCTTAATTGATAGTGCAGGATTTTTAGGTAGTTCTCCCTTAGTCAAATTCATGTTTCCCCCCTTGGATGCTTGGGCAACAAATTTTTTACGTAGTCCGAATATCCGTCAAAATATTAGTCGTGCGGCATATAAAGACAAAACTTTTGCTACCCTAGATGCTCAAATTTGTGCCTCCTTACATCTGGAACATCCGGAATGGAGTAAAGCTTTAATTGCCTTTACTAAAAGCGGTGGCTATAGTGCTTTTAAGTTATCAGAAATGGCAGCGATTCAACAGCCAACATTAATTCTCTGGGGTGATGATGATAGAATCTTAGGCACAAAAGATGCCAAGAAATTCCAACAAGTCATTCCGAATAGTCAGTTAATTTGGATAGAAAATAGTGGGCACGTTCCCCATTTAGAAAAATCCCAGGTGACAGCAAAACATATTTTGGAATTTTGCAAGTAA
- a CDS encoding D-alanyl-D-alanine carboxypeptidase produces the protein MGKPKTQAPIRLSRVVVTLTTLTTGISLENFNRAEANVVQASQPAESAASASQSSPFGVQPIRPRFCQGDLDTTITSIVNNPSFKTAKWGIVIKPIAEPGSLYQHNPNINLIPASNIKLLTTAAVLQFYTENRPEQLASLGNLVTAVNRYSNNPKANSLLRRIGGKKAAMTALANLGVDTSAYRQVDGSGLSRNNRATPSTLVGVLEKMYVRRPNEVNAEHSLLKQLQPKRDLFYNSLAIAGVNGTLRSRFLNTPVQGRLFGKTGTLRGVRSLSGYLQNPDYGTIAFSIVVNQPGQSGQRLTQAIDQILLKTSQVNRC, from the coding sequence ATGGGAAAACCCAAAACACAAGCTCCTATTCGGCTTTCTAGAGTAGTAGTAACACTAACCACCCTAACTACTGGTATTAGTCTGGAAAATTTTAACCGAGCCGAGGCTAATGTTGTTCAAGCATCCCAACCTGCCGAATCTGCTGCATCTGCGTCCCAATCATCTCCCTTTGGTGTACAGCCAATTAGACCGAGATTTTGCCAAGGTGATTTGGACACTACGATTACTTCGATTGTTAATAATCCGAGTTTTAAAACCGCAAAATGGGGAATTGTTATCAAACCAATTGCGGAACCTGGGAGTCTTTATCAACACAATCCCAATATTAATCTCATCCCCGCATCAAATATCAAACTATTGACGACGGCGGCAGTATTACAGTTTTATACTGAAAACCGTCCAGAACAACTAGCTTCCCTAGGTAATTTGGTGACTGCGGTGAATCGTTATAGCAACAATCCAAAAGCAAACTCGTTATTGCGTCGGATTGGAGGGAAAAAAGCCGCAATGACTGCTCTTGCTAATCTGGGTGTGGATACTAGTGCTTACCGACAAGTCGATGGATCGGGATTATCTCGGAATAATCGTGCTACCCCATCCACATTAGTTGGAGTGCTAGAAAAAATGTATGTTCGTCGTCCTAACGAAGTGAACGCAGAACATTCATTACTAAAACAACTACAACCAAAACGAGATTTGTTTTATAACTCTTTAGCGATCGCTGGAGTTAACGGAACCCTACGCAGTCGCTTTTTAAATACCCCAGTTCAAGGACGACTATTTGGTAAAACCGGTACTTTGCGGGGGGTTCGCTCCCTTTCTGGATACCTGCAAAATCCCGACTATGGAACCATTGCCTTTAGCATTGTGGTCAATCAACCTGGTCAGTCAGGACAGCGATTAACCCAAGCCATCGACCAGATTTTGCTAAAAACCTCCCAGGTAAATCGCTGCTAA